Proteins from a genomic interval of Macadamia integrifolia cultivar HAES 741 unplaced genomic scaffold, SCU_Mint_v3 scaffold1276, whole genome shotgun sequence:
- the LOC122063273 gene encoding 4-coumarate--CoA ligase 2-like gives MEKKKEDFIYRSKLPDICIPNHLPLHSYCFQNISQHTSRPCLINGPTGQVYTYADVELISRKVATGLNKLGIQSGQVIMNLLPNSPEFVFTFLGASYRGAITTTANPFYMPAEIAKQAKAADAKLIVTQACYVEKVRNFAQENDIKIVCIDSVLEGCLHFSELTQLDESELPIVDIDPDDVVALPFSSGTTGLPKGVMLTHKSLVTSVAQQVDGDNPNLYYHCEDVLLCVLPLFHIYALNSVLLCGLRVGAAILIIPRFEINALMQLVQKYKVTVAPLVPPIILAITKCTIVDNYDLSSIRIVKSGAAPMGKDLEDACRAMIPNSKFGQGYGMTEAGPVLSMGLAFAKEPFEIKPGACGTVVRNAELKIIDPETGASLTRNEAGEICIRGAQIMKGYLNDPEATERTIDKEGWLHTGDVGYVDDDDEIFIVDRLKEIIKYKGFQVAPAELEAMLIMHPKISDAAVVSMKDEAAGEVPVAFVVKSNGYDISEDEIKQYISKQVVFYKRINRVFFVDAIPKSPSGKILRKDVRTKLAAGVPNQL, from the exons atggaaaagaaaaaagaagatttcattTACAGATCAAAGCTTCCAGATATTTGCATCCCAAACCATCTCCCTCTCCATTCCTATTGCTTCCAAAATATATCCCAACACACCTCTCGTCCGTGTCTGATCAATGGCCCAACCGGCCAAGTTTACACTTATGCTGACGTGGAGCTTATCTCACGTAAAGTTGCCACCGGACTCAACAAACTCGGCATCCAATCGGGTCAGGTTATCATGAATTTGCTACCAAACTCGCCCGAGTTTGTGTTCACCTTCCTTGGTGCCTCATATCGTGGTGCTATCACCACCACCGCAAATCCCTTCTATATGCCGGCGGAGATAGCCAAGCAAGCGAAAGCCGCGGATGCTAAGCTCATTGTCACACAAGCTTGTTATGTTGAGAAGGTGAGGAACTTCGCTCAAGAGAATGATATTAAGATTGTTTGCATTGACTCGGTCCTAGAGGGTTGTTTGCATTTCTCCGAATTGACTCAGTTGGATGAGAGCGAGTTGCCGATTGTTGATATTGACCCGGACGATGTTGTGGCACTACCATTCTCGTCCGGGACAACCGGGTTGCCGAAAGGGGTGATGCTGACTCACAAGAGCTTAGTCACTAGTGTGGCTCAGCAGGTGGATGGGGATAACCCTAATTTGTATTACCATTGTGAGGATGTGTTGCTATGTGTGTTACCTTTGTTCCACATCTATGCCCTCAACTCGGTATTACTTTGTGGGTTACGAGTCGGCGCAGCGATTCTGATTATTCCTAGGTTTGAAATTAATGCACTAATGCAACTTGTACAAAAATACAAGGTTACAGTTGCCCCGTTGGTACCACCGATCATCTTAGCGATCACCAAGTGTACGATTGTTGATAATTACGATCTttcgtcgattcgcatagtgaAGTCTGGGGCTGCACCTATGGGGaaggatcttgaagatgcttGTAGAGCTATGATCCCCAATTccaagtttggtcag GGATATGGGATGACTGAGGCTGGGCCAGTCCTATCGATGGGCCTAGCTTTTGCAAAGGAGCCATTTGAGATAAAACCTGGAGCATGTGGGACTGTTGTTAGGAATGCTGAGTTGAAGATCATAGACCCTGAGACTGGAGCTTCTCTAACCCGTAATGAGGCTGGAGAGATTTGCATTAGAGGTGCCCAAATCATGAAAG GGTACCTTAATGATCCAGAGGCTACAGAGAGAACCATTGACAAGGAGGGTTGGTTACATACAGGGGATGTTGGgtatgttgatgatgatgatgagatctTCATTGTGGATAGATTGAAAGAAATCATCAAGTACAAAGGGTTCCAGGTAGCCCCCGCTGAGCTTGAGgcgatgctcatcatgcatccgAAGATCTCCGATGCTGCCGTAGTCTC CATGAAAGATGAAGCTGCTGGTGAAGTTCCTGTTGCATTTGTTGTGAAATCCAACGGTTATGATATTAGTGAAGATGAAATCAAGCAATACATCTCAAAACAG GTGGTGTTTTACAAGAGGATCAACAGGGTTTTCTTTGTCGATGCCATTCCAAAGTCACCATCTGGCAAGATTTTACGAAAGGATGTAAGAACAAAGTTGGCTGCAGGTGTTCCCAACCAGTTATGA
- the LOC122063275 gene encoding 4-coumarate--CoA ligase 2-like, which produces MAPAKDEQEFIYRSKLPDIYIPNFLPLHSYIFQNLPKFSSRPCLIDSATGQTYTYADVEIMSRKVAAGLNKMGIQRGQVIMLLLPNSPEFAFSFLGASFRGAITTTANPFFKPAEIAKQVKASDAKMIITQACYVEKVKDLAQENDIKIVCIDSVQEGCFHFSELTQSDPDDMPSVEVDPNDIVALPFSSGTTGLPKGVMLSHKNLITSIAQHVDGENPNLYFSSEDVLLGLLPMFHIYALTVVLLGGIRVGSTILIMQKFDLVLFMELVEKYKVTVAPMVPPVVLAISKCNEVDNYDLSSIRMVMSGAAPVGKDLEDAFRAKLPNAKLAQVTMYPCILCSGYLKDPEGTKKTIDKDGWLHTGDIAYIDDDGEIFIVDRLKELIKYKGFQVAPAELEAILITHPKISDAAVVPMNDEAAGEVPVAFVVRSNGCNVTEDEIKDYISKQVIFYKRIKRVFFIDAIPKAPSGKILRKDLKAMLVTGVPS; this is translated from the exons ATGGCTCCTGCAAAAGATGAACAAGAGTTCATTTACCGATCAAAACTCCCAGATATTTACATTCCAAACTTTCTCCCTCTACATTCATATATCTTCCAAAACTTACCAAAATTCAGCTCACGCCCATGTCTCATCGACAGTGCCACAGGCCAAACCTACACTTACGCTGACGTGGAGATCATGTCTCGAAAAGTAGCCGCCGGCCTGAACAAAATGGGCATCCAACGAGGTCAGGTAATCATGCTTTTACTACCCAACTCGCCGGAATTTGCATTCTCATTCCTCGGCGCTTCCTTTCGTGGTGCCATCACCACCACAGCCAATCCTTTCTTTAAACCAGCCGAGATAGCAAAGCAAGTAAAAGCCTCTGATGCTAAAATGATCATTACTCAAGCTTGTTATGTTGAGAAGGTTAAAGATTTAGCCCAAGAGAATGATATTAAGATTGTGTGTATCGACTCGGTTCAAGAGGGTTGTTTCCATTTCTCTGAGTTGACTCAGTCCGATCCAGATGATATGCCTAGTGTGGAAGTGGACCCTAATGACATAGTTGCTTTACCTTTCTCATCAGGGACCACTGGGTTACCTAAAGGGGTTATGTTGAGTCACAAGAACTTGATAACAAGTATTGCTCAACATGTGGATGGAGAGAATCCTAACTTGTATTTCAGTAGTGAGGATGTGTTGCTTGGTTTGTTACCTATGTTCCACATATATGCTCTCACTGTGGTGTTACTCGGTGGGATACGAGTTGGCTCAACGATTCTGATTATGCAGAAGTTTGATCTTGTGCTATTTATGGAGCTGGTGGAGAAATATAAGGTGACGGTGGCGCCGATGGTTCCGCCGGTCGTCTTGGCGATTAGCAAATGTAATGAGGTTGATAATTACGATTTATCCTCGATTAGGATGGTGATGTCTGGTGCAGCACCGGTAGGCAAGGACCTTGAAGATGCATTTAGAGCTAAGCTTCCAAATGCCAAGCTTGCCCAGGTAACTATG TATCCTTGTATTTTGTGTTCAGGTTATCTGAAGGACCCGGAGGGTACAAAGAAAACTATTGACAAAGATGGATGGTTACACACTGGGGACATCGCCTACATCGACGATGATGGTGAGATCTTCATCGTGGACCGATTGAAAGAACTGATCAAGTACAAGGGGTTCCAAGTGGCCCCCGCCGAGCTCGAAGCTATTCTCATCACTCATCCCAAAATCTCTGATGCTGCAGTTGTCCC CATGAATGACGAAGCTGCCGGCGAGGTTCCAGTTGCATTTGTCGTTAGATCCAACGGTTGTAATGTCACAGAAGATGAGATCAAGGATTATATCTCAAAACAG GTGATATTTTACAAGAGGATCAAACGGGTCTTTTTCATAGATGCAATCCCAAAAGCTCCATCTGGCAAGATTCTAAGGAAGGATTTAAAAGCAATGCTGGTGACCGGTGTTCCTAGCTAG
- the LOC122063272 gene encoding 4-coumarate:CoA ligase 1-like, producing the protein MEPVKVAVPVPVPEPVQVVKETPPETKLKQEEFIFRSRLPDIYIPSHLPLHSYCFENISQFSSRPCLINGSTGEIHTYADVELISRRVASGLNKLGIQQGQVIMNLLPNLPEFVFAFLGASYRGAMTTTANPFYTPAEIAKQAKTSNTRLIVTQACYVEKVKELAEENDIKIVCIDSAPDGCIHFSELTQSDENDMPSVEISSDDVVALPFSSGTTGLPKGVMLSHKGLVTSVAQQVDGDNPNLYLTSQDVLLCVLPLFHIYSLNTVLLCGLRVGAAILIMRKFEIVALMELVQKYKVTFAPLVPPIVLSITKSSVAASYDLSSITKVMSGAAPMGKELEDALRDLLPNAKFGQGYGMTEAGPVLSMCSAFAKEPFDIKLGSCGTVVRNADLKILDPETGVTLPRNQPGEICIRGAQIMKGYLNDPEATERTIDKEGWLHTGDVGLIDDNDEMFIVDRLKEIIKYKGFQVAPAELEGMLIAHPQISDAAVVPMKDELAGEVPVAFVVKSNGYEITEDDIKKYISKQVVFYKRISRVFFIDAIPKAPSGKILRKDLRAKLANGVPN; encoded by the exons ATGGAGCCTGTAAAAGTAGCGGTACCGGTGCCGGTGCCGGAACCAGTTCAGGTGGTGAAGGAAACACCACCGGAGACAAAGCTGAAGCAAGAAGAGTTCATTTTCCGATCAAGACTCCCCGACATTTACATCCCAAGCCATCTCCCACTACACTCTTATTGTTTTGAAAACATATCACAATTCAGTTCACGTCCATGTCTCATAAACGGCTCCACCGGCGAGATACACACTTACGCCGACGTCGAGCTCATCTCTCGAAGAGTCGCCTCCGGACTTAACAAACTAGGCATTCAACAAGGCCAAGTGATCATGAATTTACTACCCAATTTGCCAGAATTCGTCTTCGCCTTCCTCGGGGCTTCATATCGCGGAGCCATGACCACGACGGCGAACCCGTTTTATACGCCGGCGGAGATTGCCAAACAAGCCAAGACATCCAATACTAGACTGATAGTGACACAAGCTTGTTATGTGGAGAAGGTGAAGGAGTTAGCAGAAGAGAATGATATTAAGATTGTGtgcattgactcggccccagaTGGGTGTATTCATTTCTCCGAGTTGACTCAGTCAGACGAGAATGATATGCCAAGTGTCGAGATCTCATCGGATGATGTCGTGGCTCTTCCTTTCTCATCTGGGACCACTGGTTTACCTAAGGGTGTGATGCTGAGTCATAAGGGTTTAGTGACGAGTGTGGCTCAACAGGTTGATGGGGATAACCCCAACTTGTATCTAACGAGTCAGGATGTGTTGCTATGTGTGTTACCTTTGTTTCATATTTACTCTCTCAATACAGTGTTATTGTGTGGGCTACGAGTAGGGGCAGCTATCCTGATCATGCGGAAGTTTGAGATTGTGGCCTTGATGGAGTTGGTGCAAAAGTATAAGGTGACATTTGCACCGTTGGTTCCACCAATAGTTTTGTCGATCACGAAGAGTTCTGTTGCGGCGAGTTACGATCTATCGTCGATCACGAAAGTGATGTCTGGGGCGGCACCCATGGGAAAGGAGCTTGAGGATGCCCTTAGAGACTTGCTTCCCAATGCAAAGTTTGGTCAG GGATATGGGATGACAGAGGCGGGACCAGTGTTGTCAATGTGCTCAGCTTTTGCAAAGGAGCCATTTGATATAAAATTAGGATCATGTGGGACCGTTGTCAGGAATGCCGATTTGAAGATCCTTGATCCTGAGACAGGTGTCACTCTCCCAAGAAATCAGCCCGGAGAAATTTGCATTAGAGGGGCCCAGATCATGAAAG GTTACCTCAATGATCCTGAAGCAACAGAGAGAACCATTGACAAAGAAGGTTGGTTACATACCGGCGATGTCGGTTTAATCGACGACAATGATGAGATGTTCATTGTGGATAGATTGAAGGAAATAATCAAGTACAAAGGTTTCCAAGTAGCGCCTGCTGAGCTTGAAGGCATGCTCATTGCTCATCCACAAATATCTGACGCGGCTGTAGTCCC aaTGAAAGATGAACTTGCTGGTGAGGTTCCAGTTGCATTTGTTGTGAAATCCAATGGTTATGAGATAACGGAGGATGATATCAAGAAATATATCTCAAAACAG GTGGTGTTCTATAAAAGAATCAGCCGGGTTTTCTTCATCGATGCCATTCCTAAAGCGCCATCTGGCAAAATCTTACGGAAGGATTTAAGAGCAAAGCTGGCAAATGGTGTTCCCAACTAG